The Meriones unguiculatus strain TT.TT164.6M chromosome 1, Bangor_MerUng_6.1, whole genome shotgun sequence genome has a segment encoding these proteins:
- the Pcnx3 gene encoding pecanex-like protein 3 isoform X3 yields MRVPGGGRAQQRLGHGVSGVADPAPGGVGLAHWRLVLRSAPEHLLQLLPPLCLDLLARLSLLAVHGPAPQLDGGWSVLPGSSCHLRHHQDCELSPARHVRPRRDRGEAQLHPGGAGRGGWPGGQQPPQGPRRGDDSVPESQLHTPCTLQFPAFCVWLQPGFGIAAPDGGFWAPQSSGAVVADIKELVREQGSNNVIVTSADREMLKLSSQEKLIGDLPQTPPGVVPDPSLPSTDSSERSPLAGDGVPWGGSSVADTPMSPLLKGSLSQELSKSFLTLTRPDRALVRTSSRREQCRGTGGYQPLDRRGSGDPTPQKAGSSDSCFSGTDRETLSSFKSEKTNSTHLDSPPGGHAPEGSDTDPPSEAELPASPDAGVPSDDTLRSFDTVIGAGTPPGQAEPLLVVRPKDLALLRPNKRRPPLRGNSPPGRAPRRPLLEGSGFFEDEDSSEGSELSPASSLRSQRRYSTDSSSCTSCYSPESSQGAAGGPRKRRAPHGAEEGTAVPPKRPYGTQRTPSTASAKTHARVLSMDGAGGDVLRAPLAGSKAELEAQPGVELAAGEPVVLPAEAHRGPAANQPGWRGELQEEGAVGGAPEETGQRECTSNVRRAQAIRRRHNAGSNPTPPASVMGSPPSSLQETQRGRAASHSRALTLPSALHFASSLLLTRAGPNVHEASNFDDTSEGAVHYFYDESGVRRSYTFGLAGGGYENPVGQPGEQAANGAWDRHSHSSSFHSADVPEATGGLNLLQPRPVVLQGMQVRRVPLEIPEDSLHESQEQTLMEEAPPRAQHSYKYWFLPGRWTSVRYERLALLALLDRTRGIMENIFGVGLSSLVAFLGYLLLLKGFFTDIWVFQFCLVIASCQYSLLKSVQPDAASPMHGHNWVIAYSRPVYFCICCLLIWMLDALGTAQPFPPVSLYGLTLFSASFFFCARDVATVFTLCFPFVFLLGLLPQVNTCLMYLLEQIDMHGFGGTAATSPLTAVFSLTRSLLAAALLYGFCLGAIKTPWPEQHVPVLFSVFCGLLVALSYHLSRQSSDPTVLWSLVRSKLFPELEERSLETARAEPPDPLPEKMRQSVREVLHSDLVMCVVIAVLTFAISASTVFIALKSVLGFVLYAVAGAVGFFTHYLLPQLRKQLPWFCLSQPVLKPLEYSQYEVRGAAQVMWFEKLYAGLQCVEKYLIYPAVVLNALTVDAHTVVSHPDKFCLYCRALLMTVAGLKLLRSAFCCPPQQYLTLAFTVLLFHFDYPRLSQGFLLDYFLMSLLCSKLWDLLYKLRFVLTYIAPWQITWGSAFHAFAQPFAVPHSAMLFLQALLSGLFSTPLNPLLGSAVFIMSYARPLKFWERDYNTKRVDHSNTRLVTQLDRNPGADDNNLNSIFYEHLTRSLQHTLCGDLVLGRWGNYGPGDCFVLASDYLNALVHLIEVGNGLITFQLRGLEFRGTYCQQREVEAITEGVEEDEGCCCCEPGHLPRVLSFNAAFGQRWLAWEVTASKYVLEGYSISDNNAASMLQVFDLRKILITYYVKSIIYYVSRSPKLETWLSHEGITAALRPVRALGYADSDPTFSLSVDEDYDLRLSGLSLPSFCAVHLEWIQYCASRRSQPVDQDWNSPLVTLCFGLCVLGRRALGTASHSMSASLEPFLYGLHALFKGDFRITSPRDEWVFADMDLLHRVVAPGVRMALKLHQDHFTSPDEYEEPATLYDAIAANEERLVISHEGDPAWRSAILSNTPSLLALRHVMDDASDEYKIIMLNRRHLSFRVIKVNRECVRGLWAGQQQELVFLRNRNPERGSIQNAKQALRNMINSSCDQPLGYPIYVSPLTTSLAGSHPQLRALWGGPVSLGAIARWLLRSWERLHKGCGAGCNSGGNVDDSDCGGGGGLTSLSNNPPLAHPTPENTAGGSEQPLPPGPSWGPRPSLSGSGDGRPPPLLQWPPPRLPGPPPASPAPTEGPRPSRPPGPGLLSSEGPSGKWSLGGRKGLGGPDGEPASGSPKGGTPKSQAPLDLSLSPDVSSEASPARTTQDIPCLDSSAPESGTPSGAPGDWPVPVEERESPAAQPLLEHQY; encoded by the exons CCCCTCAGAG CTCTGGTGCTGTGGTTGCAGACATCAAGGAGCTGGTACGGGAGCAGGGCAGCAACAATGTGATTGTGACCTCTGCCGACCGAGAGATGCTGAAGCTCAGCTCTCAGGAGAAACTGA TTGGAGACCTTCCCCAGACACCCCCAGGGGTTGTCCCAGACCCCTCTCTCCCCAGTACGGATTCTTCCGAGCGTTCTCCCCTGGCTGGAGATGGTGTGCCCTGGGGTGGGAGCAGTGTGGCTGATACTCCCATGAGCCCCTTACTGAAAGGGAGCCTCAGCCAGGAGCTAAGCAAGAGCTTCCTGACCCTGACCCGGCCTGACCGGGCCCTAGTGAGGACCAGTAGTCGACGGGAACAGTGTCGGGGAACTGGAGGCTACCAGCCCCTGGACCGGAGGGGCTCAGGTGACCCCACACCCCAGAAAGCTGGCTCTTCAGATTCTTGCTTCAGTGGCACTGACAGGGAGACCCTGAGCAGCTTCAAGAGTGAGAAGACCAACTCTACGCACCTGGATAGCCCCCCTGGTGGACATGCCCCTGAGGGCAGCGACACAGACCCTCCATCGGAGGCTGAGCTGCCTGCCTCCCCAGATGCTGGGGTTCCCTCGGATGATACACTTCGTTCCTTTGACACAGTCATTGGAGCAGGGACGCCACCCGGCCAAGCTGAGCCGCTCCTGGTTGTGCGGCCCAAGGACTTGGCCCTGCTTCGGCCTAACAAACGGCGGCCCCCCTTGCGCGGAAACTCCCCACCTGGTCGTGCCCCAAGACGGCCCTTGCTAGAGGGTTCTGGCTTTTTTGAAGATGAAGACAGCAGCGAAGGTAGTGAGCTGAGTCCAGCGTCCAGCCTCCGGTCTCAGCGCCGTTATAGTACCGACAGCTCCTCGTGCACTTCTTGCTACTCCCCTGAGAGCTCCCAGGGAGCAGCAGGGGGTCCTCGGAAGCGGCGGGCCCCTCATGGGGCTGAAGAAGGAACTGCTGTGCCCCCTAAGCGGCCCTATGGGACTCAGCGGACACCCAGTACTGCCAGTGCCAAAACTCACGCACGTGTGCTGAGCATGGACGGGGCAGGGGGTGATGTCTTGCGGGCTCCCCTGGCTGGCTCCAAGGCCGAGCTGGAGGCCCAGCCAGGGGTGGAGCTGGCTGCTGGTGAGCCTGTTGTGCTGCCTGCCGAAGCCCATAGGGGACCTGCTGCCAACCAGCCTGGCTGGCGGGGGGAGCTGCAGGAGGAAGGTGCTGTGGGGGGAG CTCCTGAGGAAACAGGTCAGCGGGAATGCACAAGCAATGTGAGGCGAGCTCAAGCCATCCGGAGACGACACAATGCAGGCAGCAACCCTACCCCTCCAGCCTCCGTCATGGGCTCACCACCTAG CAGCCTGCAGGAGACTCAGCGGGGCCGGGCTGCTTCCCACTCCCGGGCACTCACTCTGCCCTCCGCTCTGCACTTTGCCTCTTCTCTGCTGCTTACCCGAGCTGGCCCCAACGTGCATGAAGCCAGCAACTTCGACGACACCTCTGAGGGCGCTGTGCACTATTTCTACGATGAGAGCG GTGTGCGGCGGTCATATACCTTTGGCCTAGCTGGAGGCGGCTACGAGAACCCTGTGGGGCAGCCAGGGGAGCAGGCAGCCAATGGAGCCTG GGACCGTCACTCGCATTCCTCCAGCTTCCACTCAGCTGATGTGCCCGAAGCCACAGGAGGCCTGAACCTGCTGCAGCCGAGGCCAGTGGTTCTTCAGGGCATGCAGGTGCGCAGGGTGCCCCTGGAAATCCCAGAG GACTCCCTGCACGAATCCCAGGAGCAGACCTTGATGGAGGAAGCACCACCCCGGGCTCAGCACAGCTACAAGTACTGGTTTCTTCCCGGCCGTTGGACCTCTGTGCGCTATGAGCGGCTGGCCCTGTTGGCCCTGTTGGACCG GACGCGGGGGATAATGGAGAACATTTTCGGCGTTGGATTGAGCAGCCTGGTTGCCTTCCTGGGATACCTGTTGCTGCTCAAGGGCTTCTTCACTGACATCTGGGTCTTCCAGTTCTGCCTGGTCATCGCCTCCTGTCAGTACTCCTTGCTCAAG AGCGTGCAGCCTGATGCAGCATCTCCCATGCAT GGCCACAACTGGGTGATTGCATACAGCCGGCCCGTCTACTTCTGCATCTGCTGTCTACTCATCTGGATGTTGGACGCCCTGGGTACTGCTCAGCCCTTCCCACCTGTCTCTCTCTACGGCCTcacgctcttctctgcttctttcttcttctgcgCCCGAGACGTGGCCACTG TGTTCACCTTGTGCTTCCCATTCGTCTTCCTGCTGGGCCTCCTGCCCCAGGTCAACACCTGCCTCATGTACCTCCTGGAGCAGATAGATATGCACGGCTTTGGGGGCACAG CTGCCACCAGCCCGCTCACGGCGGTCTTCAGCCTCACCCGAAGCCTGCTGGCTGCTGCCCTGCTTTATGGCTTCTGCCTTGGGGCCATCAAG ACACCTTGGCCGGAGCAGCACGTCCCTGTCCTCTTCTCAGTCTTCTGTGGCCTCCTGGTGGCCCTGTCCTACCATCTGAGCCGGCAGAGCAGTGACCCCACTGTGCTCTG GTCTCTAGTGCGGAGTAAGCTTTTCCCTGAGCTGGAGGAGCGGAGCCTAGAGACAGCCCGTGCAGAGCCCCCAGACCCACTGCCAGAGAAGATGCGTCAGTCAGTG CGTGAAGTCCTGCACTCCGACCTGGTGATGTGTGTGGTGATTGCAGTGCTCACCTTTGCCATCAGCGCCAGCACCGTCTTCATTGCCCTGAAG TCTGTGCTGGGCTTCGTGTTGTATGCAGTGGCGGGAGCTGTGGGCTTCTTCACACACTACTTGCTGCCGCAGCTCCGCAAACAGCTGCCCTGGTTCTGCCTCTCCCAGCCTGTGCTGAAGCCACTGGAATACAGCCAGTATGAAGTGCGAG GCGCTGCCCAGGTGATGTGGTTTGAGAAGCTCTATGCTGGCCTGCAGTGTGTTGAGAAGTACCTCATCTACCCTGCTGTGGTTCTCAACGCTCTCACTGTGGACGCCCACACAGTCGTCAGCCACCCAGACAAATTCTGCCTCTA CTGCCGGGCATTGCTGATGACTGTGGCGGGGCTGAAGCTGCTACGCTCAGCCTTCTGTTGCCCACCCCAGCAGTACCTGACCTTGGCCTTCACCGTCCTGCTCTTCCACTTTGACTACCCGAGGCTCTCGCAGGGCTTTCTGCTCGACTACTTCCTTATGTCCCTGCTCTGCAGCAAG CTATGGGACCTGCTGTACAAGCTGCGTTTTGTGCTGACCTACATCGCACCCTGGCAGATCACCTGGGGCTCAGCCTTCCATGCCTTTGCCCAGCCCTTCGCTGTACCAC ACTCAGCCATGCTGTTCCTCCAGGCCCTGCTCTCAGGGCTCTTCTCCACACCACTCAACCCTCTGCTGGGCAGTGCTGTCTTCATCATGTCCTATGCGAGGCCCCTCAAGTTCTGGGAGAGGGACTACAA CACTAAACGTGTGGATCATTCCAACACCCGCCTAGTGACACAGCTGGACCGGAACCCAG GCGCTGATGACAACAACCTCAACTCCATCTTCTATGAGCACTTGACACGCTCGCTGCAGCACACCCTGTGTGGGGACCTGGTGCTGGGCCGCTGGGGCAACTATGGCCCTGGTGACTGCTTTGTCCTGGCCTCTGACTACCTCAACGCGCTGGTGCACCTCATTGAGGTTGGCAATGGCCTCATCACCTTCCAGCTGCGTGGCCTTGAGTTCCGGG GCACATACTGCCAGCAGCGTGAGGTGGAGGCCATCACTGAAGGTGTGGAGGAAGATGAGGGATGCTGCTGCTGTGAGCCTGGCCACCTTCCCCGGGTCCTGTCCTTCAATGCTGCCTTTGGGCagcgctggctggcctgggaggtAACAGCCAGCAAGTATGTGCTGGAAGGCTACAGCATTAGTGACAACAACGCTGCCTCCATGCTGCAGGTGTTTGACCTCCGCAAGATCCTCATCACTTACTATGTCAAG AGCATCATCTACTATGTGAGCCGCTCTCCAAAGCTCGAGACCTGGCTGAGCCACGAGGGCATCACGGCTGCCCTACGGCCTGTGCGAGCCCTTGGTTATGCTGACTCAGACCCTACCTTCTCACTGAGTGTTGATGAAGACTATGACCTTCGCCTGTCTGGCCTCTCGCTGCCATCCTTCTGTGCTGTTCACCTTGAGTGGATCCAGTACTGTGCCTCTCGGCGCAGCCAG CCCGTGGACCAGGATTGGAACTCACCGTTGGTCACACTATGCTTTGGCCTGTGTGTGCTGGGTCGCAGGGCCCTGGGAACAGCCTCACACAGCATGTCTGCCAG CCTGGAGcccttcctctatggcctgcatGCCCTGTTCAAGGGTGACTTTCGAATCACCTCCCCTCGTGATGAGTGGGTCTTTGCTGACATGGACCTGCTTCACCGAGTGGTGGCACCTGGGGTTCGCATGGCCCTCAAGCTCCACCAG GACCATTTCACATCTCCTGATGAGTATGAGGAGCCAGCAACCCTGTATGATGCCATTGCGGCCAATGAGGAGCGGCTAGTCATCTCCCATGAGGGCGACCCTGCCTGGCGCAGTGCCATCCTTAGCAACACTCCCTCCCTGCTGGCACTGCGCCACGTCATGGACGATGCTTCCGATGAGTACAAGATCATCATGCTCAACCGGCGCCACCTCAGCTTCCGGGTCATCAAG GTAAACCGAGAGTGTGTGCGTGGGCTGTGGGCCgggcagcagcaggagctggtgttcCTGCGGAACCGCAACCCTGAGCGCGGCAGCATCCAGAACGCCAAGCAGGCCCTCCGCAACATGATCAACTCCTCCTGCGACCAGCCTCTGGGCTACCCCATCTACGTGTCACCTCTCACCACATCTCTGGCTGGCAGCCACCCCCAGCTGCGGGCGCTGTGGGGTGGCCCTGTCAGCCTAGGTGCCATTGCTCGATGGCTCCTGCGCAGCTGGGAGAG ACTTCATAAGGGCTGTGGCGCTGGCTGCAATAGTGGTGGAAATGTGGATGACTCAGACTGTGGTGGGGGTGGTGGCCTGACCTCCCTCAGCAATAATCCCCCCTTGGCACACCCCACGCCTGAAAACACAGCAG GCGGCAGTGAGCAGCCCCTCCCACCAGGTCCTAGCTGGGGGCCACGGCCTTCCCTCAGTGGCTCTGGAGATGGACGGCCCCCTCCTCTGCTGCAGTGGCCTCCCCCTCGGCTCCCTGGACCACCTCCTGCTTCACCTGCGCCCACTGAGGGTCCCCGGCCATCTAGACCTCCTGGCCCTGGTCTTCTCAGTTCTGAGGGGCCCAGTGGGAAGTGGAGTCTGGGGGGTCGGAAGGGACTAGGAGGACCTGATGGGGAGCCAGCCTCAGGGAGCCCCAAAGGAGGTACCCCCAAATCTCAG GCCCCTCTAGACCTCAGCCTCAGTCCTGATGTCAGCTCTGAGGCCTCACCTGCCAGAACAACCCAGGACATTCCTTGCTTGGACAGCAGTGCCCCTGAGAGTGGCACACCTTCCGGCGCCCCAGGTGACTGGCCTGTCCCTGTTGAGGAACGGGAGAGCCCGGCTGCCCAGCCCTTACTGGAGCATCAGTACTGA